From the genome of Polyodon spathula isolate WHYD16114869_AA chromosome 14, ASM1765450v1, whole genome shotgun sequence, one region includes:
- the LOC121326911 gene encoding P2Y purinoceptor 14-like — MDAGNFTNSSFSDYNSVFTKTLLPVLYCCIFLAGLTLNCLAAWIFFKIPSQTSFIVYLKNIVVADLFMTASFPFKIVNDFGLANWYLQVVVCRYTAIVFYLNMYMGIIFLGLISLERYVKIVKPPGTFIIHNVTFSKALATATWVFMMILLIPNIILTNKEANEDTSKKCIQLKTDLGVQWHKVSNYACIAAFWVVFLLMFFCYASISKTIYNSYRKFQKNNTESRRKSRQNIFSLLVVFVICFVPYHACRIFYTLSQTIDSFSDQTKYILFHIKEGTLFLSALNVCLDPVVYFLMCKSFRLLLLERFSKKASDSRRKSLTAPYSESIL; from the coding sequence ATGGATGCTGGAAACTTTACAAATTCAAGCTTCTCCGACTACAACAGTGTTTTTACAAAGACTCTGCTGCCTGTGCTTTACTGCTGTATTTTCCTGGCTGGGCTCACTTTGAACTGCCTGGCAGCCTGGATTTTCTTCAAAATTCCAAGCCAGACCAGTTTTATAGTTTATCTCAAAAACATTGTGGTGGCCGatttgttcatgacagcatcttTCCCCTTCAAGATTGTCAACGACTTCGGCCTGGCGAACTGGTATCTGCAGGTTGTGGTGTGCCGTTACACAGCCATCGTGTTCTATTTAAACATGTACATGGGTATCATCTTTCTTGGGCTGATCAGTTTGGAGCGCTATGTCAAGATTGTGAAACCCCCCGGAACCTTTATCATTCACAATGTCACATTCTCCAAAGCACTGGCGACAGCAACATGGGTTTTTATGATGATCCTTCTCATACCAAACATTATTTTAACCAACAAGGAGGCCAACGAAGACACttcaaaaaaatgcattcaactCAAGACTGACCTGGGCGTGCAGTGGCACAAGGTTTCCAACTACGCCTGCATTGCTGCTTTCTGGGTTGTTTTtctgctgatgtttttttgttacGCTTCAATTTCGAAGACAATCTACAATTCTTACAGAAAGTTCCAAAAGAACAACACAGAGAGCAGAAGGAAATCCAGGCAGAACATCTTCAGTCTTCTGGTGGTGTTTGTCATCTGTTTTGTGCCATACCATGCTTGTAGGATTTTCTACACCTTAAGTCAAACTATCGACTCATTCAGTGATCAGACCAAGTACATACTGTTCCATATAAAGGAAGGCACTCTGTTCTTATCAGCCCTGAACGTGTGCCTCGATCCTGTCGTTTACTTTCTCATGTGCAAGTCATTTCGGTTGTTGCTTTTAGAAAGATTTTCGAAGAAGGCATCTG